The Mytilus edulis chromosome 5, xbMytEdul2.2, whole genome shotgun sequence genomic interval CGCGACGAGGAAGTTAGGAAAAGGTACAGATTCAACAAAGAAAGTATCGGGTTCATTTGTAACTTACTTAGAGACAAACTGCAGCAACCCACTAAGAGATCACAGGCTCTCTCTGTAGAGCTCCAGGTAAATTATGAAACAGTTTTCGCATACAAACACATTTCCACCTGTCAAAATACTGTTTACTAAATGACGTCATATATCTATAACATTGGGAGCGATAACGGGCACTATTTTGGTTCCCGATCCGGTTTCTTCCATCAAATTGTAAACCTAATTGTTACACCTGTACCCgattaaaaaagtaaataaacatatTGAATCAAATTCCAGGTATAACAAGATCACCATCTCCAAGAAGGGTGTTATAAAATTACTGGACAAGATTAATCCTAATAAAGCAACTGGTCCAGATCAAATTTGCGGAACAGTACTTAAAGAACTTAGTAGCGACATTTCAACTGCAATCACCTACATCTTCCAAAAACCACTCGACTCAGGAAAAATCCCAAAAGATTGGAAACATGCAAATGTCTGTCCTGTTTTTAAAAAAGGTGATAAACACAACGCAATAAATTATAGACCCATATCTCTCACATGCATACTTTGTAAGATCATGGAACATATAATAGCCAGTAGGATGATGGACCACCtagaaaataacaatattttgtacgaccttcaacacggattTCGAGCAAATAGAACATGCGAAACCCAACTAGTATCATTCATCAAAGAACTAGCAAAAAATAACAACAGTAACATCCAAACCGACATAATTGTGATGGACTTTGCCAAAGCCTTTGACAAAGTTCCTCACAAAAGACTTCTCTACAAACTGAAACATTATGGCATTGATGACAACACCTTAAAATGGATAGAAGATTTTCTCACATCTCGGACACAAACAGTGATTATTGATGGTGTTCAGTCAGACAAAATAAACGTAACATCTGGTGTTCCCCAAGGAACAGTTTTGGGTCCGATCCTTTTCCTTGTATACATAAATGACTTTAACGAATACATCAAACACAGTACCCTCAGATTATTTGCAGATGATAgcataatttataaaacaatacgaAACAAAGAAGACACAAAAAAAATTGGGCAACACTTGAGAAAATGCGAATTAGAACCCGCATCATTTTCCTCTACAAAATTATACATCATCTTGTTGCCATATATCCGACAGACCTACTTACACAATCTGATACAAGAACACGACAACATTCACATATTTACTCTTTCAGACCCATACAAACCACTAAAGACTCATACAAGTACTCATTCTACCCTAGAACAATCTTGCAATGGAACCTTCTCCCAGTAGCTGCAGTTCAATGTACTACTCTTGAAAGCTTCCGAGAACAGATTccaatatctgttctaaaaaaaatctaaacatttaaataaattccacaatgtatatagttttaactAAAATGTATGGtacaaaaacagaagaaaaagaagttatgttgaaatttttatttttatttttgtattattcactgtaaataaaatttatatcccACGGTGACGCACGTGCGGCATAGTAAAATCAGTGCCCGGCAcgttatcatcagtatgttgatggagtgctgaattataaagaagaagaagataacACAAATCTGTATATTACAAATGTTAGTCCGAGATTGCTTTGACGTTTGAATGCCCTTTTATGGATTTGCCACGGGAATAAAGAGCACTCCAAAGCAAAAACATAATTGTCCTTGTACTGTTCTTTTCTATCTCGAAATCGGTATTTATTATGCGACACATTTCTAGGAGAGTCCGCTTAACTATATCATAAAGAGAATACATGAATACTTGGATAAAACTTGGTTCGGGTACGCTCTAAAAATAACAAAGAGAAAAAAAGCTGGATTTGTTTACGCTATCCAGAATGAATTTAGGGGAGGGGGAGGGGTAGTATAATTCTTGATAACTATGAATATTATCAAAGACAGGTGAAAATTAAAATGACTTTAAGTGTATAATTATGAATTGACTTTCCGTAAACAAAGATgtaataaagatgaaaaataaaatctgttaatGTAGAAGTCTGTAcgacatttaaaacatttcttttaaatataggTCTTGATAGCATTACGTTTCTATGCTACTGGCAACTTTCTGCAAGTGTTGGGAGATACTGTGGGAATAGATAAGGGAACTGCATCTCGAGTCGTAAGAAAGGTATCCCTTGCCTTGTCAGAGCTCCTCCCAGTTTATGTAAAATGGCCTTCCGAGGACGAGAAGAGAGAAATAAAGAATGATTTCTACAAAATGGCTGGCTTCCCTGGAGTAATTGGCTGTATTGATGGGACACATGTTCGGATACAGCGCCCGTCTGAAAATGAACCTGCCTTTATAAACAGAAAAGGGTACCCTTCCATCAATGTACAGGCTGTTTGTGACAGCAAAGGTATGTACTGcaagaataaaataaatctttctgTCAAATCAAGAGTACATGCCATTCAATCGCTTGTCATGGTACTAATTAAACGCTAGGTTGGTAGCCGAATCACAATTCAAGTATAAACTGAAGACTTAATTCTGTAGTCAGagttttaaaaatatgtgattccctttatgggccctgtaatttgggatataaaaatattctatcTTATTCTGTTCTTAGTATTCTATACTACAAACCCCGTATTAATTTATGTGAATTACAACGTTAATCATAAGCTTCAGAAACACTGGAATATCTCCAATACATGCGGAAACGACtctgttaaaattttaaatcgcttcccctttaaaaaaaaaaagagaaaaaaacatcgCATGATACTcgaatataatttaatttagttgAAGTTATATTTGGTTTAATTCATATAGTAAAATCTCTTTATTCTAGGAAGGTTCACAAATCTAGTAGCAAGATGGCCAGGCAGTACCCACGACAGCCATATGCTAAGAACCAGCAACCTAAGAACCGTTTTAGAGAGGGACAACAACGGTTTGCAAAATGGTATTCTTCTTGGTGACAGTGGTTATGCCTGCAAACCATATTTAGTAACACCATACTTGAGACCATCTGACCAGAGCCAAGAAAGATACAATGGTTCACATTGCAGAACAAGAGTTACAATAGAAAGAGCTTTTGGTTGGTGGAAAAGACGTTTCCACTGTCTACATGGAGAACTTAGGATGCACCCTGAGAGAGTCTGCACAATAATTGGTATGCTATCTTTAAAACCCGATAAGTATAGtgtctaaaatatatataaaatataatatacgGGAGTTTTTTTCATTAATCAATATTTTCGACTGACAGTGAAATACTGTATTCATTTAGTGACTAACTATTTTTTACCTGGGAAAGGGGCTGGTCAGTTTGAAATCAAACACACAAAGTTTTCTTGACCCCCCCTataatatttcacttttttttatttgatccccCTCTACCGTTGCCTATTAAACATACCAAAATTTTGTTCacaaaaatattgcaaacaaTAAATATCCTCAGTGGATTGAGTCCAAAACCATATTTTGCCTTGAAATAGGGCTCTCAAGAATATTAGTTGATAGATCGGCAAGCCAGTACTTTGAACtttttttctgacttttttcGGATTTCCTGTATActgtactatatttttttttaattgtattactAAACAAGTTAATCACaacatttatagctgactatgcaatatgggctgtgctcattgttgaaggccgtatggtgacttgtagttgttaatttctgtgtcatttttggctCCTTTAGacgtttgtctcattggcaatcgtaccataTATTCATTTAACATTTGATTTGTGAATGCAGGAGAGAGTGGTGTCGCTcccttttaatatatttttaaaaatttggttGATGATATCGGAAGAGATTATTCAAACATGACGACAGCGCCGCCCCCTTTTTTTTCCATATGTTAGTTTATACATTGTAAACTGCCTTCTTACATTTTCTTTCATGAAACCAGAGACAtaaaatacaattgtattatatgtctctgatgaaaTCACAAATATCTGAACCCCGTTAAATAAATGTTAGGTATACCTTTAATATATTATTGGGATAAAGATGTATCTAAGAGGCCATATTACCCTTTGTGAGCCTCAATAGGGCTTCTTTGTAGACATGCGCATATGTGATTGTTGAATACACATCTGCAATGGAATGCCGACCAACAGGTGCCCGTAAACATTGAAATATAGTCTATCGGACAACAGCTTGCACACAATGATGCACTACATTGCTTTAAAGGTAGGAAGAAAACAAAGCTTGTCAACTTTTATCCCCGGGGACATCTGCCAGGCTCataaaaaagtaattaattccaagTTATCCGTCGTCAAGTATAATATTGTGCCAGCCGACTCGACCCATAAAACATTTGAGACAACTCGGACCCTCAGAGCTCGGAACATCTATGACCATGCAGACGATTGAGTGATGCtccctaattttttttaaatttctgtacGATTTTGTCTTAGTTATTAAAGATGACAATTATAATACATaaacatttttctataaaatagAGGGTGGTCAAAGGGGGTTCTGAAAActgaaaaacatgaaataaaaattacaaaatagttGCATATTTTAGCAACCATATAAGTTGCATCTGAATTGAAAAGAatgatattaaattattattttttttattctctacCAAGCACATCAATCTAACGTTTTAATTATTGCAGACAAAATagcattattttctattttgccAGTGCCtttcaaatagccactgcctataATTAATTTCATGGACTTTATCTCCTATACCATACATGTGCACATACAATATATGTGCCAACTTTCAATAAATAAAGTTTACTGTTGGAATCAAATGCAGGACAAGCACATGCTTGTAAGGATAAGCACAAGAAATATAGAGAGTACTGACAAGAAACAACGAAaaaacaatcattccatataccaaattaTAGTTGATTTATGCATTAACTTATGATAGAAACTAAGTAACATTAAGGGTCTACATGTACATACTAAGTACAAatgtatgaagcatccaggtcttggACCTTTTAAattaagcttttaagaagttagccaaCACTGCAGCCAGATCACTTTCCCTATTTCAAGTTAATTGCAATGAAAGTCTCAGGTTTAACAACAAGACATTTATGGTCAAAATACATGTTGTTGAAAGGCAGAAAAAGTTGTAGGAAAATAAGCCTTTACCATCCTCCAGATATAACACAAATCATCTTTTAATGCTTTGTCTTAAGTTAGCATAATTGACTGTTGAATTTGCATGTCACTTATTTTCAACCTTAAATTCATCTATTTGATTTCACATTATATGTTATTTAGGTCTCAGACATTCCTGGCTTGAGTTTATATCCCTTGAGCAGAATACATATATTGAAAAAatcaacctgatatgttcggcatacatTCAGGATTTGCTGTGAATTTTTTGTAtcgtgtacatgtatgtaataattgataataacacttttaacattaaatttaagtattccAAGTGTAAATTGGATGATTTTGTAATGAAAATGTATAATGGATTGATACACGTCATTGTTTTCCCTCTGTAAGCCTCTGACATTCCTTAGTGTTCTGTAAAGCTTTTGACTACTAGTACCTCACATAGTAACTGGTGATATGATGACACCCCTGgttttcctgaatatatactaacatctctgtgttgttatctaATCACAAACCTTGACACATTTGTAATCTGTAATATTAGTTTATATTTGCAGAATTGAACATCCtgtagtttaatttttttcaggATCAATACATTGAAATACAACAATGTATATAGTTCACtattgctttatttttttattgaaataggTGCTTGTGCAGTCTTGCACAATTTGGCAATTCTTTTAAGAGAGCCACAATTGGACCAGGACCAAGATGTTGACATTGGGGAGATTAATGGACAAAACAATGGCCAAGAAGATGGAAATGGTGTAAGAAACTACATTACAAGAACCTTTTTTAGccaataattaaatatatatatgcaggTAAGTTGCTACACAGTACAAACAATTTAAGCATTCAAAATCATGAAATTCACACTAAGTAAACAAGTTATTAAGCAATGAGAATTTTTGGacatataaatgatattaaatGACCCCTACtgaaaaataccaaaaatttTAGATATAATTAAAGTGAAAAGGGTCCTTGTTTGATCATGTTCTGTATAAGACCAGAACAAACTGCAACCTTTAATtgcttaaggtggctcgggcctaaTCGAAGTTTCTATCAGGAGTGCCATATTTTGGGTTATTTTACTCTTTCCAgaaaatcaatcaaatcaaattggtcgaaaaaaatagggggtcacgaaccatttaagctcaaaattttacttttaaacaggtatgtaaaaggaccatttttcaataaaatgatcgggaaaatagaggtgttgacatatttttatcagaatatcaaaaaaacgttctcTGATAATTGCTCCAAAAACTGTTATATGAAAAGCTagaatatagcttcaaagaatgagccaataaaaaaaataggtcaccgataagtgaaacaaatatttttccTTAAAACCCAagttttggcgggaaaatggtgaaaattgaaatgtcattttgaccctttaacaaatacagataataacgaaaatattctattagtcaCATAGCTACAATGATtcaacatttctaatcaatcaaaatattcaaaaaaatcatattgaatttacgacaaatacttttgtaactcatgcgtgaaattatgcacAGTCGAAAAGTCCTGAGCCACCTTAATTCAACTTCATTGTGTCTTGGATGATGGGCTGTCCCATAAGCAGTCATACTAAATCTACATCTTTTAAATTGATATTCAGGCCatgtatgctaaaaaaatatactgaaactaatggttaaaacaatattATGCATCTAACCAGTGTGAAAAATATGTTAAGATAACAAACAAATATTCTCTTAAAACCAAAGTCGGTATATGTAATcacaataatcaaataatttaatcaaTCTTCAATGTCTAGATGTATTTTAAGCTTCTTATTCATTAGTTCATAATATAGTGTTTGCTGaattaattttttcttttgttcaacCAGCACCTCATATTGCATTCTTGTCACATCTTCAGGTTTTATTTTCCTCTTCTTGGTTCTGAAAGCATAGAAAAGTTTATTAAAAGCATTTTATTTGAGCAGTCATACAGTACATATAATTTTGTTTCCGAGGTTGAAGATAAGTCGCTGAGTGTTATTTACTGCTTTTAGAAAAAGACCTTTATCTCTGCTATTAATTTCTCCCTGTTCAAAGTGTTTGTCAGGATTGTTTTTACCCAAACaatttattgaagaaaaaaacaaatatttgttgagtcttagaggcatgattttttattagttgttaatggctttatactagctgtcagataactgtgagtactctcagatctgttccttgtgtctttttgtgtcggaatgtataagtacccggttatgtccacttgtattttttgtctatctgatgagttcagcctttttcaactgatttttatagttcattcttaggtagtactgttttaccactgtccaaggttaggggagggtttggatcccgctaacatgtttaaccctgccacattatttatgtatgtgcctgtcccaagtcaggagcctgtaattcagtggtaatcgtttgttcatgtgttac includes:
- the LOC139524806 gene encoding putative nuclease HARBI1, which codes for MAANVLFDQLGRQRNDRVYRERIDHLDQMRDEEVRKRYRFNKESIGFICNLLRDKLQQPTKRSQALSVELQVLIALRFYATGNFLQVLGDTVGIDKGTASRVVRKVSLALSELLPVYVKWPSEDEKREIKNDFYKMAGFPGVIGCIDGTHVRIQRPSENEPAFINRKGYPSINVQAVCDSKGRFTNLVARWPGSTHDSHMLRTSNLRTVLERDNNGLQNGILLGDSGYACKPYLVTPYLRPSDQSQERYNGSHCRTRVTIERAFGWWKRRFHCLHGELRMHPERVCTIIGACAVLHNLAILLREPQLDQDQDVDIGEINGQNNGQEDGNGVRNYITRTFFSQ